The genomic DNA tctctctgtacaggtgtgggttttctccaggttctccagcttcctcctacagtccaaaaacatgctgaggttaatctgttattctaaattgcccgtaggtgtgaatgtgagtgtgattgttgtctgtatatgtagccttatgtaggattaagcggtgtatagataatggatctTAGTTTATAAAGCCTTTTTCAAAACAGACAGGTCATAAAAGCATCAGGTTataagaggaaaaagaagacagaTAATTTACTGCACAACAACCAATGAAATAAAAGTATCAAAAGGAAAGAATGCAAAAGTttataaaggaaagaaaagacagtTCAAATGGAATTCAGTCTCAAGTAAAATCAGGAAAGGATCTCCAATAAAAGCATTTGTTAAGAAGGGACTTTCCTCAGGCAGACTGTTCCAGACCCTCAAACACCTATCAAACACCTAAAATCTCATCTCCCTGtgttaaaattacatatttagaagtttttgaatgaaaataatccGTTGGTGCTTAAAAAATGTCTTACATTTATCTTTAAACTGTTGCCTCTGTTAGAATGAGCAGCTCTATAAAGTCACCGCCTCTTTCTCCACGTAtcactgcagcttgagcacaccagctcacctacgtttctgttcaaacactgtaaaaccacaGTGGTAAAgtgtaatactggagtaattcagctgtATGTCTTGGAAAGTTTAAACTGACTCTAATGAAGAATAATGATATGGAAAGTCCCAACCTGCAAGCTAACAAGTTACtccctttgttttgtttcatatatCATGGAAATTTGCTATAACTGTGAAGCACAAATGTAATTGGATAGGATTCATAGATTCTAAATTTGTAAGGGATTTGTTTTTGGCCATATAAGAAACGCTGagttcatctttttaaaaacaaatagccTTTTATGGATGCACTGTACCTCAAACCTTTTCTTCTGACTCCTTTTCTTAGAATCATATGCAGCCTTTTCAGAAACAAGCTGAGCTAAATTATAGTCGCTCCACTGAATAAAATAGTTTCCCTAACAGTAAACATGCATGAACATGAAAGAAACAGACAATAAATGAGAATCTGAGAGTTCATAATTCAGCTTGAATGAATGTTTATTTCGATCATGCTGTTTTTTCtagcaaacaaaaacaccattttgatttgattttcacAATCTTTAGTCTAACATTTTGATATGTAGCAATCTGTCCTGGTCATGTTAGAAAGGTAAGGGGTCATGGTGTTTCAAATAATAGTTTTATACCTTATATATCCACAGTCCAAATCATCTAATAGTACTAGAGAGAAACTGAGCGTTGATATTGTGTGTAAATTTAACATATAGTCGATTTCAGGGTAAGGAATCAACGAGGTTCAACAATAATGGTTGAGAAAAATGATCTCCTGTTAAAAGCCAATGGGCTGTTCAGAGAAGAGAGGCTGTCATACTTTGTGATATTGACCTGACACCCGTTACTGGATGTTGAATTTCATTAATTCACAGCCTATTTTTGTGTGATTCTAATCTTCACATGCTGCCTTTACTGCTCTTATGTGATATTATGAGGTGATAGAGGGGCTGGAGCTCAAGCTCGAACCACTTTAGCGCAACTTGCgttaaaaatgaatggaaaaggACTCAATAAAACTTGAAAGCATAACAGGGTTAgaaataaaatgctaaatagCTAATGGATTCTTGTGGAAAGGTAAAAGGCAATTACACGTTCccttgaatttttgtgtttctttattacAACCTATTTGAATTTGGACAAAAATATCAAACCTGTAGATGCTTCCTCAGTGAAGCATTATTTTGGTATGTTGTATGACTTTACTAATTTCTAAGAATCCGAAATTTGTGCTAATCTGAGAATTCAGTCTTTTTGTACTAAGATTACATGACAGTTAATCACTATTTCTGTAAGAGGAATTTTTGCTTAATTCATGGTGTTGCATACAGATACCAAGCATTCAAGTGCAATATCCAGAACAGTTagatgtttctgtttatttatattgcagCAACAAGGGAAAGTCCACTCTTGGACATTTTCACTTCCAGTAAAATGTCACATGGATGATTGTTACTctgttattgaaaaaaaaaagagtagatAACAAAACAGTGATTGTCGGTAAGCAGTTACTTCATGTTGCTCTTATCTGTTTACTTttagagaaacacaaacagcagtgaAACGGGGAGCAGAGTCAGTATTTGAAGCAGAGACCACAGGAAAGAACCGAGGAACGTCTGTGAATTTCCACAAAGGATGGAACGCATGTTGactttgtttctgctttgtcCGGCTTTGTTTTTTACTACTGTGACATCTCAACGAGACAATGGTATTATTACTGGCTTTTATTTGGCATTATATGGCTTAAACTGCATGTGTATAGAATTATTTATTCCAGTGTTTTTATGGCTTTAGCATCAGGGTATATTGAGTTCTTTGGAGTGCACGGATTCAgagtaatttttatttttattagatgtttgaaattatttttttcatgttttgcttcCTAAAGAAGCGGTTAGAAAAATGTATTCCCTAAATACTAAATAACAGTGCTGACTCAACAGAATATTTTTTCAAGTTACGGTTTAATCAGATGTTGCCagaactaaaaatataaatgaactTTATTTGAAATGGctgattatatatatttaatggtTATGTAAAACAGAATTTATGTTGTTTGAGGAAAAGTGGGCCAAATACAGTCCTGAACagagtttattttattgtgtttattcagAGGAGTAACCTTCCAGTAAATATTGCTCTAAATTAGCAGCATTAAAACCAACTGTAGCACACAGTATTGATATTTCTTTATTAACAGATTGTTTAGTTTAGGAAAACAGTGTAATCAGTACATGTTGTATGGCATTTAAGATAGGCATGAATGATTCACTCCTATTGCAATAACCCAGATGTTCACTTGCTCATAGTGGTAATATCACAGGATTAGCATTTTGGAGTTCTTGCAAAAGGTATAAGTGACTATACTACGCAAATCTACTGGAATATGTTTTTAACCACTTCAACAGTCTGCACACAATTATcaataaatctttttgttttcgCAGTATGTTTGAGGCCGAACTTGGCTGACACCATTGAGATGGCCGGGCTCCAGAGGTACTTCAACCCCGGGGTGGAGTTAGCCCTGTCCTGTATAGACGGATACACCCCTGTGTTGGGCCCTCGCAAGATCGTCTGCACTGTCAGCGGAGAGTGGACAAAAACCAGATTCTTGTGCACACGTGGGTCTCCATTATTCTAGCGAGAAATGAAAGTCAGACTGTCTTGTGTGGCAAAtgtagaaaacagaaacacctgGAAGAATATTTTAGTCTTAATATTTGCACGATACTTTCATTTCAGTTATAATAATGACTAATATTCTAATATGTTCTATAGGTGTCAGAATTTTCCATTGTTATATAAACTTTTCTAGACTTATTTTAATCTTCAGGCTTCGTTTTATTACTTTAAatgatttttcaaaattaattaagcaattttttaaagactagaatagaatagaatagaatagaatagaatagaatagaatagaatagaatagaatagaatagaatagaatagaatagaatagaatagaaagcAGAAAGAGGAAAGCGACCACCACTACAatagaaaaatactaaatataaaatacataaatataaatttaaaagaaaaatatactaattgccaaatgaaaaagaaaagtgcaCAACTTTAGGACCTTTGGGGAAGAACAGTCACAAAGAATGTGAAGCATATCTATTCGTATAGCACATTTTCATAGATTGTAGTACAAAAATTTCCACCATATATTACTTTAAATAATATGTTGATTACTCTGTTATTTTGTGAGATATGAAGTAGAGAATCTGTGGCAAAAAACATGTAAGAGTGGGATTTTGCAGAGCTTGATCACAATTTGACAAAGGATGTAATGACTTGAGAAGATGTGCCACAAAGTgttaatttattaaataaaaaaataattgaataGCAAAATGTATAATTTACTGCTACCATATTCTCTCCTGCAGCAAAGCGGTGTCCATATCCTGATCCACTGCCTAATGGAGAATTGTACTATGAGGATACGATCTATCAGAGTACCATCAACTATACTTGTAATGAAGGGTAAAGCAACAACAtcagttgtgttattgtgttaaatATGTCAAAACTCTGGGCCTACACTGCAGCTATAACCTAATGAAACTCCCAGATGTGCTCAAAAACAGCTGCAGTGGCTGCTGTTGTTGTCTAAAGCTTAGTTCACACATGTATTTTCAGCATCTTTAATGAGGTGCAAAATTTCATTAgtacattaataataatactcCTCTGAAAAATCAATGTTTGAATTGAAATGCATTTAACCTGATTTTGATTCAGTGTGTTTTCTGGCACTGCACAGGTATGTTTTGACTGGATCCAGCACTTCTGTGTGCCAAGCCAATGGAACCTGGAGCACACTTGTACCAGAGTGCACACGTATGTAATCTTACATCTTTACACAAAGCGATTTACATAAAAAGCACATGTGAAGTTGCCATCACTGAGAAATGTTGCCCTCCAGCTTGACACCAGGTCACTGAAAACACGGTTACTTCTTATGCAGAAATGGATCACAAATTAGCAACCACTTGGTTAGCCAGACTGTAAATGTGAACAAACACTTACTTATGAACAATAGGAAAATAATTACAGCAGGAGTACATACCAGTAAATATAAATGAGcatgttgtgtctcttctgTTGCAGCTGTGACCTGTGATCTTGCTCCAATCCCACAATTTGGGATGATCATTTATGATACGACAGTCAGAGGGAACATCACATACTACGGCACCACAGGGATGTACAGATGCCATCCTCCATATGCACTTATTGGAAATCCCAGAGCAGAGTGCACAGCCAGCGGCACCTGGACCAAGACACCTGAATGTA from Amphiprion ocellaris isolate individual 3 ecotype Okinawa chromosome 4, ASM2253959v1, whole genome shotgun sequence includes the following:
- the LOC111576432 gene encoding beta-2-glycoprotein 1-like, which codes for MERMLTLFLLCPALFFTTVTSQRDNVCLRPNLADTIEMAGLQRYFNPGVELALSCIDGYTPVLGPRKIVCTVSGEWTKTRFLCTPKRCPYPDPLPNGELYYEDTIYQSTINYTCNEGYVLTGSSTSVCQANGTWSTLVPECTPVTCDLAPIPQFGMIIYDTTVRGNITYYGTTGMYRCHPPYALIGNPRAECTASGTWTKTPECKVVTCRPPHNIARGYMSTTDQRDFDFMETVKYGCTGDFVLEGSQEIVCQQDGNWSEKPSCKAPCEVSINRGRILYKGRRIWIKDFEPNKVLHKEIVSVYCKNAARKCGYAVPTQCIDGRLQIPECFKEPSYADYNFHSSSLPSEITQC